CCAGCTGTAACCGTTTCATGGCGTTGAGCTGGGACTCCTGGGACGTTGGCGCTTTGTCCCCTGGTGCCGCCTTGGACCCATTCCCGTTATTCCCGTTACCCCCTCCGTTGCTGCCTCCGTTCCCTCCTCCGCTCGCGCCGCTCGGGGACCCGCCCCCCGACGAGGCGGGCCCTTTGCCTTCACCGCTCGACGAGCGGTTCAGAGGCTGCTTGCCCAGAGTCAGCGGTGGAGGCGGCTTTAGAGGCACCTGGCTGGAGCCGTTTCCGTTGCCGCTTCCGGGTATCtttgcaccaccaccaccaccaccaccgggtGCCGACTTGGCTCCTGCGAGGCCGGACAGCCCGACAGGTTTCTGGCCGGAGGGAGCCGTCAGGGTCTTGTGGCTCCCACTCGGGCCCGAGGATCCTTGTTTGGAGACGGCAGCGAGAGACGGACTCGTCTTGGCGCCAAATGCGGCCCAGCCTGTGAGGCCGCTGCCGGATGaggcggagctgctgctggtgggatTGGCTGATGGTGTAGATGTCTGAAATGATGAATGACTACCACAATTATCGCAGTGCAGCACACATTCAGCAGAGACTAAAAGGAATTGTCATTTTGCAATAGTAACTttctaatggcgcgtttccaccgagcggtacagGTTGGGttggtacccttttatttgtgtcttcactgccaaaagttgagaattgTACCAAAAATCCaaaccgtaccactttttgagtacccttccgttggggtacctggcacagttgtttggtactaaagggtggagctagactcactgcagaacgttgattggctaaaagagtgtcgtcatttgcgcgtgccgcaaggggaaagacaaccacacatgtagcctttgctcaaacaaagattgtcgtcttcttgtgacaaacagccgcATATTGAGAAGCAAGAACcggatcggctgtatgtcctccgttgttgtttgcggttaacTTTtagttttcgcgcgatcgaatgacgtcaatctactttccgtcatataccacgcctatcaagtgacgtaatcactactttctggaatacaccacgcctatcaagtaagggtactgttcgcggtggaaacgctcgccaaatcatggttaacagacctgACCcataccgacccgacccgtactacaccactcggtggaaacgcgGCATAAGTTTTGACAATTTAAGGCAAATGCGAAAGTGTCTTTGGGCAAGCTACTAAACCCTACACTGTTCCTAAAGGCTGTGACCATTAGTTTACATCAGAACAAGCAGTTTAGCAGCTTGTATGGCAGCCTCTCTCATCTGTGGGCAAGTATGTGTGAGCATTTTGTGTGGTTTGAAAGACTAGAAAGTCCATTTAATTGCAACAAGTAATAATAGCACATAAAACGGAGGCATAGAGCCACAATTAGTTCAACACAAACCTTCAATTCTGTTCTTTTGAAGGCTTGGAAAGTGCTGGTTGTGTCAGGCTTGGCTTTAAGCTCGGTCTTTTTCACCAGTGTGTCTTTGACCACAGGGGCTGATGATGCAGATGCAGGGGACGGCTTCTGTGGAGGTTTCTGGGCCTTGAGGACAAACATAGCTAGTTTTAGACCAAAGCAATATTTACAAAATTCTGCAACTACAAACATGACTCATTCTTATTGAAtcacaaaaagacaaagcacTAAGACAAATCAAACAAAGACTGGCTTATCGGTTATATTCCCTTACCATGCGTTTCATTTGCCTGGTGCAGCGGGCACAATACCACACAAGTCGTGGATCATTGACTTCTTTGTCGGTCACTTGTGGCTTGTGACAGTCCTGGTGGTACAGATTATGGCACTCCTGGCACTCAACCAACTGGTTTCCCATGGTCACCGTCATTTGTCTTTGGTGATGGAAAAGAATCCCGTAGGTTAGTAACGTTTCCTTTTTTATCCCAGAGATTTGAGTCACACTAATATCCACTCTTAGATTGGAAAACAGACAAATAAGAAAACTAGATTGTGAATGTTATGCTAATAATTCAAAATGTACCTGCAGACCACACAAGCCAGGCCCATTTCCATTGCAAAGTCATCCGCGTTGGTCTCGTCGTAGTCGTTTATGTTGGGCAGAAG
The sequence above is a segment of the Gasterosteus aculeatus chromosome 9, fGasAcu3.hap1.1, whole genome shotgun sequence genome. Coding sequences within it:
- the ints12 gene encoding integrator complex subunit 12, with the translated sequence MAGPVSLELDPIFLKGLSYLHSKSKDSVEKLKALLDESLSRGGDSFYRSLQKDIEVSKVSKLSLSKQDSKSSSSSSSSSSSSSSSSTSSKSNSEKSKKDSEKRPVEKVRVDLVEVDPPKKPRLEKPESRSSPITVQTSKDLLPNINDYDETNADDFAMEMGLACVVCRQMTVTMGNQLVECQECHNLYHQDCHKPQVTDKEVNDPRLVWYCARCTRQMKRMAQKPPQKPSPASASSAPVVKDTLVKKTELKAKPDTTSTFQAFKRTELKTSTPSANPTSSSSASSGSGLTGWAAFGAKTSPSLAAVSKQGSSGPSGSHKTLTAPSGQKPVGLSGLAGAKSAPGGGGGGGAKIPGSGNGNGSSQVPLKPPPPLTLGKQPLNRSSSGEGKGPASSGGGSPSGASGGGNGGSNGGGNGNNGNGSKAAPGDKAPTSQESQLNAMKRLQLVKKKAAQKKLKK